The Bacillus sp. F19 DNA segment TTATAAAGAACTGGATCAGACGGAATGCTGGAATTGGATTTGCTCTATTTTTGAAACGTATGGTGAAACAGATTATACAAACACGCTGATGGAAAGTCTCAAACAAACATTAAGTACATCAAAAACCTATACTCAATTTTTTGAAAAGCTTACATTTGAAATGTTTTCTGGGTACGGACTTGTCATCATGAACTCCTCTGACCCTGACTTAAGGAAGATGGAATCGGTATTTTTCCAGCAGTTTATCAGAAAAAATGAAGAATTTTCAGAGGCGCTTGCTGCACAGCAGGAGTTTATGAGATCAGTTGGCTATCAGCCGATCATTGAAACAGAAGTGACAAGTGCAAATCTGTTTTATCATCATGAAAATAACGAACGTTCTTTGCTTCATCGTTCAAAAGATAAAACATATTCAGTAGAAGAAAAAGTATCTTTTACTGAAGAAGAGCTGAGGCACCTTGCCGAACAATATCCTGAAAAGCTGAGCAACAATGTTGTCACAAGACCGTTAATGCAGGAGTGTATCCTGCCGACCCTGGCGTTTATTGCCGGTCCTGGGGAGCTAACGTATTGGGCGGAATTAAAAAGAGTCTTTCAGGTTTTAGGTTTTGAAATGCCGCCTGTCGTACCGAGACTGAATATTACATTATTGGAAAGATCCATTGAAACAGATATGCAGGATGTGGAGATCGGGATTGAAGATGTCTTTACACGAGGTGTGGAAAATGCACGGAAAGAGTGGGTCTCAAAAAAAGAACCTTCTCAAATGCCGCCTAAAATTGAGGAGACAAAAAAGCAGTTCGAACAGATTCACCGTGAACTGCGGGAGTCAGCTCTCTCAATTGACGCAAGCTTAGAGCCCTTTTTAATGAAAAATGCGTATTTTATTCAAGCTCAGCTGGATTTATTGGAATCTCACATCGACAAGAAGATTCAACAAAAACATCGGGTGGAAATGGATAAATTCACAAGAATCGGGAAATCTCTCAAACCAAATGGCGGTTTTCAGGAGAGAACCTGGAATATTTACTACTATCTGAATAAATATGGTCCAAATTTTTTAGACGAAATCGTGCAGCTTCGCTATTCTTTTAACAATCATCATAAAATTGTCAAAATTTAAATAACGATTTTCTGAAATCCTGTGGAATACAGGGTTTTTTTTTATGAAAAGAACGTGTAGAATAGGAGGTGGGGAGAAGTGGGGGGAAGTGGTGACTGAGAGGAAGAAAGTGGGGAGACGGACATGTTCATGGGTGAATATCATCATACGATTGATGCAAAAGGCCGCATGATCGTTCCTGCCAAGTTCCGGGAAGAGCTCGGAGAAACTTTCGTCATCACAAGAGGACTTGATCAATGTTTGTTCGGTTATCCAATGAGCGAGTGGAAATTGATCGAAGATAAGCTAAAAGCTCTCCCATTAACAAAAAAAGATGCACGTGCATTCACTCGGTTTTTCTTTTCAGGGGCTGTTGAATGCGAGCTCGACAAGCAAGGCCGCATTAATTTAGCTGCACCGCTTTTGCAATATGCAAAGCTTGAAAAAGAAT contains these protein-coding regions:
- the bshC gene encoding bacillithiol biosynthesis cysteine-adding enzyme BshC, with the translated sequence MEITDLSLRHTNRLVEDMVHARLNTVDYFDYQITNDDVYEKRMNDLKNRTFAREELSDYLLSYHQKHFPENHAVTDNIKRLKQPDSLVVVGGQQAGLLTGPLYTIHKIISILVLSKQQEDKLSVPVIPIFWVAGEDHDFAEINHLNVSQNQVIKKKAIKHTQSEKIPVYYKELDQTECWNWICSIFETYGETDYTNTLMESLKQTLSTSKTYTQFFEKLTFEMFSGYGLVIMNSSDPDLRKMESVFFQQFIRKNEEFSEALAAQQEFMRSVGYQPIIETEVTSANLFYHHENNERSLLHRSKDKTYSVEEKVSFTEEELRHLAEQYPEKLSNNVVTRPLMQECILPTLAFIAGPGELTYWAELKRVFQVLGFEMPPVVPRLNITLLERSIETDMQDVEIGIEDVFTRGVENARKEWVSKKEPSQMPPKIEETKKQFEQIHRELRESALSIDASLEPFLMKNAYFIQAQLDLLESHIDKKIQQKHRVEMDKFTRIGKSLKPNGGFQERTWNIYYYLNKYGPNFLDEIVQLRYSFNNHHKIVKI
- the mraZ gene encoding division/cell wall cluster transcriptional repressor MraZ; this encodes MFMGEYHHTIDAKGRMIVPAKFREELGETFVITRGLDQCLFGYPMSEWKLIEDKLKALPLTKKDARAFTRFFFSGAVECELDKQGRINLAAPLLQYAKLEKECVVIGVSNRIELWDKAIWDTYVNEQEDSFAEIAENMIGFDI